A single region of the Microcella sp. genome encodes:
- the ftsW gene encoding putative lipid II flippase FtsW, with product MTTVRPPRPSTPAEHGEERRPRSMVVAVRRLFGADSSDVLLVQATTIFLVIFGLVMVLSSSAVTSSRANEGDFFAVFARQGLWALIGVPLMLMVSRLPAVFWRRWARIAVMVGLALQVLVFTGLGYGYGGNQNWISIGGFTGQPSEFLKFALVIWLATVLADRADGFSDWRSVLVPALPVSGLAIAMVLAGQDLGTASIMVMIVLAALYFAGAPLGKLLVMVAVLAAGAVLFALSGSSRSDRISVWLNGCAPEDYEFTCWQSIHALWALGSGGVFGQGLGNSAAKWRWLPHAESDFIFAIIGEELGLVGAVVVLALYVVLAIGLIRLVRRHRTPFNRIATGAVLVWIIGQAFVNIAVVLGLLPVLGVPLPFISAGGTALVASLIAIGMVLSLARSEARLAHAQGSA from the coding sequence TGCTGGTGCAGGCCACGACGATCTTCCTCGTCATCTTCGGCCTCGTGATGGTGCTGTCGTCGTCGGCGGTGACCTCGAGCAGGGCCAACGAGGGCGACTTCTTCGCCGTCTTCGCCCGCCAGGGGCTGTGGGCTCTCATCGGCGTTCCCCTCATGCTCATGGTGTCGCGGCTGCCTGCCGTGTTCTGGCGGCGGTGGGCTCGCATCGCGGTCATGGTGGGGCTCGCACTGCAGGTGCTCGTCTTCACCGGGCTCGGCTACGGCTACGGCGGCAATCAGAACTGGATCTCGATCGGCGGCTTCACCGGGCAGCCGAGCGAGTTTCTCAAGTTCGCGCTCGTGATCTGGCTCGCCACGGTGCTCGCCGATCGCGCCGATGGTTTCAGCGACTGGCGCAGCGTGCTGGTTCCCGCGCTACCGGTCTCGGGCCTGGCGATCGCGATGGTGCTCGCCGGTCAAGACCTGGGCACAGCATCCATCATGGTGATGATCGTCTTGGCGGCGCTGTATTTCGCGGGTGCTCCGCTCGGCAAGCTGCTGGTGATGGTCGCGGTGCTCGCGGCCGGCGCGGTGCTGTTCGCGCTGTCAGGCTCATCGCGCTCTGACCGCATCAGCGTGTGGTTGAACGGATGCGCGCCCGAAGACTACGAGTTCACCTGCTGGCAGTCGATCCACGCGTTGTGGGCGCTCGGCTCGGGCGGCGTCTTCGGCCAGGGCCTCGGCAACTCGGCGGCGAAATGGCGATGGCTGCCGCACGCCGAGAGCGACTTCATCTTCGCGATCATCGGAGAAGAGCTGGGGCTCGTCGGCGCGGTGGTGGTGCTGGCGCTCTACGTGGTGCTCGCGATCGGGCTGATTCGGCTGGTGCGACGTCATCGCACACCGTTCAACCGCATCGCCACCGGTGCCGTGCTGGTGTGGATCATCGGGCAGGCCTTCGTCAACATCGCCGTCGTGCTGGGGCTGCTTCCGGTGCTCGGCGTGCCGCTTCCGTTCATCTCGGCGGGCGGCACCGCCCTGGTCGCCTCGCTCATCGCCATCGGGATGGTGCTGTCTCTCGCTCGAAGCGAGGCCCGCCTCGCGCACGCTCAAGGTTCGGCATGA
- the murC gene encoding UDP-N-acetylmuramate--L-alanine ligase — translation MIKPDPSLVLPDSLGRVHFVGIGGSGMSGIARMLHARGHTVTGSDRSDSAAVRALRELGITVTIGHDASNVGEADTLVVTGALWLENAEYQEALRRGMPVLHRSQALGWLVRGERLISVAGAHGKSTTTAMLVTALRALERDPSFVNGAVIQAAGTSAAWGDGELFVVEADESDGSFLLYDTSIGIVTNIDTDHLDHYGSADALAEAFLTFASSVREFVVLSADDPATVRLRSALGERVRVLTFGEAADADVRLLEASTEGDMRFRVSVDGVEAHGSLAVPGRHNALNAAGAIAVLVGLGVAVGDAAASLDGFSGTQRRFESHGLADGVRLYDDYAHHPTEVAAALQTARSVADGGRVIAIHQPHLYSRTQAMAHEFAEVYERDADHTVVLDVHGAREDPIPGVTGALVVEGFSDQGKVDYRPDWSRAADRIAEIARPGDIVMTLSCGDVYRIIPQVRAALELRASGAVEP, via the coding sequence ATGATCAAGCCCGACCCCTCTCTCGTTCTGCCTGACTCGCTCGGCCGTGTGCACTTCGTCGGCATCGGCGGCTCGGGCATGAGCGGTATCGCCCGCATGCTGCACGCGCGCGGCCACACTGTGACGGGGTCAGATCGCTCTGACTCGGCGGCTGTTCGAGCGCTTCGCGAGCTGGGCATCACGGTGACCATCGGCCACGACGCATCGAATGTGGGCGAGGCCGACACTCTGGTGGTCACGGGCGCGCTGTGGCTCGAGAATGCCGAGTATCAAGAGGCGCTGCGTCGAGGCATGCCCGTGCTGCACCGTTCGCAGGCTCTGGGCTGGCTCGTGCGCGGAGAGCGGCTCATCTCGGTCGCTGGCGCACACGGCAAGTCGACGACGACGGCCATGCTCGTCACGGCGCTGCGCGCCCTCGAACGCGATCCGAGTTTCGTGAACGGCGCCGTGATCCAGGCCGCCGGCACGAGTGCAGCCTGGGGCGACGGTGAGCTCTTCGTCGTCGAGGCCGACGAGTCTGACGGATCGTTCTTGCTGTACGACACGTCGATCGGCATCGTCACGAACATCGACACCGATCATCTCGATCACTACGGCAGTGCGGATGCCCTCGCCGAGGCCTTTCTGACCTTCGCGTCGAGCGTGCGGGAGTTCGTGGTGCTCTCGGCCGATGACCCGGCCACGGTGCGACTGCGCTCTGCTCTCGGCGAGCGGGTGCGCGTGCTGACGTTCGGCGAGGCGGCCGATGCCGACGTGAGGCTGCTCGAAGCCTCGACCGAGGGCGACATGCGCTTTCGCGTCTCAGTCGACGGTGTCGAGGCCCACGGCTCGCTCGCGGTGCCCGGCAGGCACAACGCGCTCAACGCAGCCGGGGCGATCGCGGTGCTCGTGGGCCTGGGTGTCGCCGTGGGAGACGCTGCGGCCTCGCTCGACGGCTTTAGCGGCACGCAGCGCCGGTTCGAGTCTCACGGTCTCGCCGACGGGGTGCGACTCTACGACGACTACGCCCACCATCCGACCGAGGTCGCAGCGGCCCTGCAGACGGCGCGCTCGGTGGCCGACGGGGGGAGGGTGATCGCGATTCACCAGCCCCACCTCTACAGCCGCACGCAGGCGATGGCCCACGAGTTCGCCGAGGTCTACGAGCGCGACGCCGACCACACGGTGGTGCTCGACGTGCACGGCGCGCGCGAAGACCCGATCCCGGGCGTCACCGGCGCCCTGGTCGTCGAGGGGTTCAGCGATCAGGGCAAGGTCGACTACCGGCCAGACTGGAGTCGTGCGGCTGATCGCATCGCCGAGATCGCCCGGCCTGGCGACATCGTCATGACTCTCAGCTGCGGCGACGTCTACCGCATCATTCCGCAGGTGCGAGCCGCGCTCGAGCTGCGTGCGTCGGGAGCCGTCGAGCCGTGA
- a CDS encoding glycosyltransferase, translating into MTTALLAGGGTAGHVNPLLAVAERWRHERPDDSVIVLGTAEGLEARLVPDRGFELLTIARLPFPRRLSAAAVRFPGRFRAAVRETRTIIRQRGVDVVVGFGGYAAAPAYVAARLERLPIVAHEANARPGIANRLAALLGASIGTTFSGTRLRGSRVVGMPLRPEIAGLDRRALRAEALEHFGFSSDRPVLLVTGGSTGARRLNDTTTASAARILGSGWQVLHLTGTGRGGDDPGMPGYITLEYCDRMDLAFAAADLTVCRAGAATVSELAAIGLPAILVPYAVGNGEQRLNARELVAAGAAVLVDDAAYTPEWVASDLVPMLTGRAAIARMAAAAETLPKHDGARELLELVRDALALRERVG; encoded by the coding sequence ATGACGACAGCACTGCTCGCCGGGGGAGGCACGGCCGGTCACGTGAACCCGCTGCTCGCCGTCGCCGAGCGCTGGCGTCACGAGCGCCCCGACGACAGCGTGATCGTGCTCGGCACTGCCGAGGGCCTTGAGGCCAGGCTCGTTCCTGATCGGGGGTTCGAGTTGCTCACCATCGCGCGCCTGCCCTTTCCGCGTCGACTCTCCGCTGCCGCGGTGCGGTTTCCCGGCCGGTTCCGGGCGGCCGTGCGTGAGACGAGAACGATCATCAGACAGCGTGGGGTCGACGTCGTCGTCGGATTCGGAGGCTATGCCGCTGCACCGGCATACGTCGCCGCACGACTCGAGCGTCTGCCGATCGTGGCGCACGAGGCGAACGCGCGCCCGGGCATCGCGAACCGCCTGGCCGCCCTGCTGGGGGCCTCGATCGGCACCACATTCTCGGGCACTCGGCTGCGTGGCTCGCGCGTGGTCGGTATGCCGCTGCGCCCCGAGATCGCTGGTCTCGACCGCCGCGCGCTGCGCGCCGAGGCTCTCGAGCACTTCGGGTTCTCGAGCGACCGGCCCGTGCTGCTCGTCACGGGCGGCTCGACCGGGGCGAGACGCCTCAACGACACGACCACCGCGTCGGCTGCTCGCATTCTCGGGTCGGGCTGGCAGGTGCTGCACTTGACGGGCACCGGTCGCGGTGGCGATGACCCCGGCATGCCCGGCTACATCACCCTCGAGTACTGCGACCGCATGGATCTCGCCTTCGCCGCCGCCGACCTGACGGTGTGCCGGGCAGGGGCTGCGACGGTGAGCGAGCTCGCGGCCATCGGTCTGCCGGCGATTCTGGTGCCGTACGCCGTCGGCAACGGTGAGCAGCGGCTCAACGCTCGAGAACTCGTCGCAGCGGGTGCCGCCGTGCTGGTCGATGATGCCGCCTACACGCCCGAGTGGGTGGCCAGCGATCTCGTGCCGATGCTCACGGGTCGTGCTGCCATCGCACGCATGGCTGCGGCCGCCGAGACCCTGCCGAAGCATGACGGGGCACGTGAGCTGCTCGAGCTCGTGCGCGACGCTCTCGCCTTGCGCGAGCGCGTAGGGTGA